The Lentzea guizhouensis genome contains a region encoding:
- a CDS encoding flavin monoamine oxidase family protein, which translates to MAVDVLDLLKDGLPESSAPKRRVAVVGAGMAGLTAALLLKEAGHEVTVLEGQNRLGGRVLTHRGFAGDMYGEFGAMRFPEQHPLVQWLIRDKFGLATKPFPMYDEDTFIYLQGKGVRRRDFDAASFSFDLSTAEADKAPHELLRHTVQPLIDVMESEGPDKAWQKILVDYDKYTLLGYLKERGLGDGALSMLGPLFNLEGRYHFSLVEWFSHYYEDVFGDLVYIVDGADSLPRAFEPYLMDDIRLGAQVHGIDQDENGVRVHDRSGRRSHTVTADEVVVTVPFAALRHMEIQGLDPDKWYAIRNTYYGRAHKLFMQFSERWWESAYGITHGLTVTDLAIRNIVYPPAGQDTRYRKGVMIASYCWEQDSMPYTPLAGEESVQQALEDLVKIHPEARDTFEFGVYKDWALDWYACGIGPLFRAFEMSEGFYEDVIRPVGRVWFANDACDRRHRRWVEGALKAAVKNAFAINEGLRDEMPWKD; encoded by the coding sequence ATGGCTGTAGACGTGCTCGATCTGTTGAAGGACGGGTTGCCGGAGAGTTCGGCGCCCAAGCGCCGGGTCGCGGTGGTCGGTGCCGGGATGGCGGGCTTGACGGCGGCCTTGCTGCTCAAGGAAGCCGGGCACGAGGTCACCGTCCTGGAGGGGCAGAACCGGTTGGGTGGGCGCGTCCTCACCCACCGGGGGTTCGCGGGTGACATGTACGGCGAGTTCGGCGCGATGCGCTTCCCGGAGCAGCACCCGTTGGTGCAGTGGCTCATCAGGGACAAGTTCGGCCTGGCGACCAAGCCTTTTCCGATGTACGACGAGGACACGTTCATCTACCTGCAGGGCAAAGGCGTGCGGCGGCGCGACTTCGACGCGGCCTCGTTCAGCTTCGACCTGTCGACGGCAGAGGCCGACAAGGCGCCGCACGAGCTGCTCCGGCACACCGTGCAGCCGCTGATCGACGTGATGGAGAGCGAGGGCCCGGACAAGGCCTGGCAGAAAATCCTCGTCGACTACGACAAGTACACGTTGTTGGGCTACCTCAAGGAGCGCGGGCTCGGTGACGGCGCGCTGTCCATGCTCGGCCCGCTGTTCAACCTCGAGGGCCGCTACCACTTCTCGCTCGTCGAGTGGTTCTCCCACTACTACGAGGACGTCTTCGGCGACCTCGTCTACATCGTGGACGGAGCCGACTCACTGCCTCGCGCGTTCGAGCCGTACCTGATGGACGACATCCGGCTCGGCGCGCAGGTGCACGGCATCGACCAGGACGAGAACGGGGTGCGCGTGCACGACCGCTCGGGCCGCCGATCGCACACCGTCACCGCGGACGAGGTGGTGGTGACCGTGCCGTTCGCGGCCTTGCGGCACATGGAGATCCAGGGCCTCGACCCGGACAAGTGGTACGCGATCCGCAACACTTACTACGGCCGCGCGCACAAGCTGTTCATGCAGTTCAGCGAACGGTGGTGGGAGAGCGCGTACGGCATCACACACGGGCTCACGGTGACCGACCTGGCCATCCGCAACATCGTCTACCCGCCGGCCGGCCAGGACACCCGCTACCGCAAGGGCGTGATGATCGCGTCCTACTGCTGGGAGCAGGACAGCATGCCCTACACGCCGCTGGCCGGCGAGGAGAGCGTGCAGCAGGCGCTGGAGGACCTGGTCAAGATCCACCCGGAGGCGCGGGACACCTTCGAGTTCGGCGTCTACAAGGACTGGGCGCTGGACTGGTACGCGTGCGGCATCGGCCCGTTGTTCCGCGCGTTCGAGATGAGCGAGGGCTTCTACGAGGACGTGATCCGGCCGGTGGGCCGGGTGTGGTTCGCCAACGATGCGTGCGACCGCCGCCACCGCCGCTGGGTGGAGGGCGCGCTCAAGGCCGCAGTGAAGAACGCCTTCGCCATCAACGAAGGCCTGCGCGACGAGATGCCCTGGAAGGACTAG